The Treponema medium genome has a window encoding:
- a CDS encoding transglutaminase-like domain-containing protein gives MNQYLQETTMLDFSNPDIQKLIEVKHWKEQNKFDCLKAIYNFVRDDIAFGYNTDDGISASKVLKDGYGQCNTKGTLFMALLRACEIPCRVHGFTIDKQLQKGVMSGFVYKNAPQNIFHSWVEVYFEDKWYELEAFILDQKYLSKLQKQFANCTGFFCGYGVAVKDFRHPIIDFDRNNTYIQSEGITQDFGVWNSPDELLKHHHQEVSGIKAFAYKHLGRYLMNCNVKKIRNT, from the coding sequence ATGAATCAATACTTGCAAGAGACTACAATGCTGGATTTTTCAAATCCGGACATTCAAAAATTAATAGAAGTAAAACATTGGAAGGAACAAAATAAATTTGACTGCCTTAAAGCTATTTATAACTTTGTAAGAGATGATATCGCATTCGGGTATAATACAGATGATGGTATCAGCGCATCTAAAGTTCTTAAGGACGGATACGGTCAATGCAATACAAAAGGAACACTCTTCATGGCTTTGTTGCGTGCCTGCGAAATTCCTTGTCGAGTTCATGGTTTTACCATAGACAAACAATTACAGAAAGGAGTAATGAGCGGATTTGTTTATAAAAATGCGCCGCAGAATATATTTCACAGTTGGGTTGAAGTGTATTTTGAGGATAAGTGGTATGAACTTGAAGCCTTTATACTGGATCAAAAGTATTTATCAAAACTGCAAAAACAATTTGCAAACTGCACCGGTTTTTTCTGCGGTTATGGTGTGGCGGTAAAAGATTTCCGGCATCCAATAATTGATTTTGACAGGAACAACACGTACATACAAAGCGAAGGAATTACTCAAGATTTTGGAGTATGGAATTCTCCTGATGAATTGTTGAAACATCATCATCAGGAAGTGTCAGGAATAAAAGCCTTTGCTTACAAACATTTAGGAAGGTATTTGATGAACTGCAATGTAAAGAAAATAAGGAATACCTGA
- a CDS encoding HEAT repeat domain-containing protein, giving the protein MQELEAERLRRQNLTKEDLQKKYAELQRADFPLSECIGFIADLGGSNQLAYHYELICEDWGRDDPLHLSNSFDKHDLAGINFLFATINKAATEKIRVFTAYLIAEILVRSKHRDFHTAACNRLVPILVSLTNTKDCVLRRKALIAIGWVGTAQEIGIFNDRMLHDEDSLCRAWSASGLWQLSCNRLHSQTILPEVKDVLRQAIAVEKDLFACGVIIESAQSLFGKKWISSIAVENADVVKIEKARKSAVRFLSKD; this is encoded by the coding sequence TTGCAAGAACTTGAAGCGGAGCGGTTACGCCGTCAAAATCTTACAAAAGAAGATTTGCAAAAAAAGTATGCCGAATTACAAAGAGCCGATTTTCCTCTTAGCGAATGTATCGGTTTTATAGCCGATTTAGGCGGCAGTAATCAGCTCGCTTATCATTACGAATTGATTTGCGAAGACTGGGGGCGAGATGATCCGTTGCATTTGAGTAACAGTTTCGACAAACACGATTTAGCAGGAATTAATTTTCTTTTTGCGACTATAAACAAAGCAGCAACCGAAAAAATACGGGTGTTCACCGCCTATCTCATTGCCGAAATTCTTGTGAGGTCGAAACATCGCGATTTTCATACGGCTGCATGCAATCGTCTTGTGCCGATACTTGTTTCGCTTACAAATACGAAGGACTGTGTTCTGAGGCGGAAAGCGTTGATAGCTATCGGGTGGGTTGGGACAGCGCAAGAGATTGGTATTTTTAATGACAGAATGCTTCACGACGAGGATAGTCTTTGCCGTGCATGGTCAGCTTCGGGGCTATGGCAATTATCATGTAACAGACTGCATAGTCAAACAATACTCCCGGAAGTAAAAGATGTTTTGAGACAGGCAATCGCTGTGGAAAAAGACCTTTTTGCATGCGGCGTAATAATAGAGTCGGCACAGAGTTTATTCGGTAAAAAATGGATATCGTCTATCGCTGTTGAAAATGCAGATGTTGTAAAAATAGAAAAGGCTCGCAAATCGGCTGTCAGATTTTTAAGTAAGGATTAA
- a CDS encoding HD domain-containing protein, with protein sequence MQKNWFPKDYKILRDAVHGDIIIENRYIAIISTKEFQRLRRIRQLSIASLIFPSADHTRFSHSIGTFYVMKKMITQISEQLSNLKYDISERDKDVALLAALLHDIGHGPFSHAFENIFSNIQTHEHWTVDIIKNKKTSIHQALCVEFDENMPNDVASLIEKNTIKKIDDSNRIFYNVLSSLISSQIDADRLDYLLRDSYHTGVIFGNIDLNRIISAIHITIYDSQPVVYIQEKYLTDIEEYLFSRYQMNKSVYYHPIKLEFEEIIRLIFTRVRKLIDDKKLEYTPEYINKINNNKLSIAEYCDLDESTLTSDFKIWMKSKDKVLSKLCTAYINREKFTKVRILDGKQKNIDDFKKEFFQILQHYKLIMDNMNTKYFWIEKKFEFTMYKSNKENILVLNKLGKMQDITEISSVFNNSQNDIVNKYTGIYTYINYDILEYLVIEKKSECIQEVRNLVDSYDSRNHIEIENKYLLNELSFDEIEKFLAENYHENFKQIDFCEQIDTYYDTLKREFYEASETIRIRKRNSDYIFTIKTPVSKTDTDLVENKNERFEYEKKISSDDIASCYDYIKEKSTLEKDITTEFVAPLLIIKNKRKKFELEYKNAILEISFDDFSYHRDISQESYFSQKQIEIELKSDYSKKILLESFCIFFEDKFPCIHKTVDSKLKIGMSKLND encoded by the coding sequence ATGCAAAAAAATTGGTTTCCGAAAGATTATAAAATTTTACGAGATGCTGTACATGGAGATATAATTATCGAAAATAGATATATTGCTATTATAAGTACAAAAGAATTTCAAAGATTAAGAAGAATTCGTCAATTATCGATTGCTAGTCTAATATTTCCTAGTGCAGATCATACTCGATTTAGCCATTCTATTGGAACTTTTTATGTCATGAAAAAAATGATAACTCAAATTTCAGAGCAATTGTCAAACTTAAAGTATGATATAAGTGAACGAGATAAAGATGTTGCCTTACTTGCAGCATTACTTCATGATATAGGTCATGGCCCATTTTCTCATGCTTTTGAAAATATTTTTTCAAATATACAAACTCATGAACATTGGACTGTAGATATAATTAAAAATAAAAAAACATCAATACATCAAGCTCTATGTGTTGAGTTTGATGAAAATATGCCAAATGATGTCGCAAGTCTTATTGAAAAAAATACAATAAAAAAAATAGATGATTCTAATAGAATATTTTATAATGTACTATCTTCATTAATTAGCAGTCAAATAGATGCAGATCGATTAGACTATTTGCTCCGTGATAGTTATCATACTGGTGTTATTTTTGGCAATATAGATTTAAATAGGATAATAAGTGCAATACATATTACAATATATGATAGTCAACCTGTCGTATATATACAAGAAAAATATCTAACCGATATAGAAGAGTATCTATTTTCACGATATCAAATGAATAAAAGTGTTTATTATCATCCTATAAAGCTAGAATTTGAAGAGATAATACGATTAATATTTACACGAGTTAGAAAATTAATTGATGATAAGAAATTAGAGTATACTCCTGAATATATAAATAAAATAAATAATAATAAATTATCTATTGCTGAGTATTGTGATTTAGATGAATCAACTTTAACTTCTGATTTTAAAATCTGGATGAAATCTAAAGATAAAGTCTTATCAAAATTATGTACTGCTTACATTAATAGAGAGAAATTTACTAAAGTAAGAATCTTAGATGGGAAACAAAAGAATATTGATGATTTCAAAAAAGAGTTTTTTCAAATTTTACAACATTATAAACTAATTATGGATAATATGAATACAAAATATTTTTGGATAGAAAAAAAATTTGAATTTACAATGTATAAATCTAATAAAGAAAATATATTAGTATTGAATAAATTAGGAAAAATGCAAGATATCACAGAGATATCTTCGGTATTTAATAATTCACAGAATGATATAGTAAATAAGTATACTGGTATATACACATATATAAATTATGATATTTTGGAATATCTGGTTATCGAAAAAAAAAGTGAATGTATTCAGGAAGTAAGAAATTTAGTGGATTCTTATGATTCAAGAAATCATATTGAAATTGAAAATAAATATCTGCTAAATGAATTATCGTTTGATGAGATAGAAAAATTTTTAGCTGAAAATTATCATGAAAATTTTAAGCAAATTGATTTTTGTGAACAAATAGACACATATTATGATACCTTGAAAAGAGAATTTTATGAAGCCAGTGAAACAATAAGGATTCGAAAGAGGAACTCAGACTACATTTTCACAATAAAAACACCTGTTTCAAAAACAGATACTGATTTAGTAGAGAATAAAAATGAGAGATTCGAATATGAAAAAAAAATTTCTTCTGACGATATTGCTTCATGTTATGATTATATCAAAGAAAAATCCACGTTAGAAAAAGATATAACAACAGAATTTGTTGCACCGTTATTAATAATAAAAAATAAGCGTAAAAAATTTGAGTTAGAATATAAAAACGCGATTCTTGAAATTTCTTTTGATGATTTCTCTTATCATAGGGATATTTCTCAAGAATCATATTTCTCACAAAAGCAAATAGAAATTGAGTTGAAATCTGATTATTCAAAAAAAATACTTCTCGAATCTTTCTGTATATTTTTTGAAGATAAATTTCCATGTATACATAAAACAGTTGATTCAAAACTCAAAATAGGCATGTCAAAATTAAATGATTAA
- a CDS encoding DUF2271 domain-containing protein gives MKKIILTILIIFTAFSVNISAEELSIQKNTISISFDFSKKLRLASNQFAVWVENEKGMLVKNLFVTDFTARKGWEKRPESLPSWRKNVKDTDIDGISSVTPKSGKIQLQWDIKNENEEPVEKVSIKYLLKQI, from the coding sequence ATGAAAAAAATAATATTGACTATTCTAATTATATTTACAGCATTTTCTGTAAATATATCTGCAGAGGAACTGAGTATCCAGAAAAATACCATAAGCATAAGTTTTGATTTTAGCAAAAAATTAAGGCTTGCGAGTAATCAATTTGCTGTATGGGTCGAAAACGAAAAAGGAATGCTCGTAAAAAATTTATTTGTTACCGATTTTACAGCAAGAAAAGGTTGGGAAAAACGGCCTGAAAGTCTGCCCTCATGGAGAAAAAACGTAAAAGATACCGACATAGATGGAATAAGCAGTGTGACTCCTAAATCAGGAAAGATTCAATTGCAATGGGATATCAAAAATGAAAACGAAGAACCGGTAGAAAAGGTATCTATAAAATATTTATTGAAGCAAATATAA
- a CDS encoding DUF2004 domain-containing protein, with translation MKKMEHQYFGQLNLATTDDVEVIWEKEIQGIDTWLWLGKNVEPSTGILDLYAQFLENIDDKIKEARKALITYLKDDSYYIDFHIEECGLEDLPSDITEFVSKMKITNIGLWIESEGPHITMDFMIAPDESDEILCVKFGEDAKIIAIDWES, from the coding sequence CGGTCAGTTGAATCTTGCAACAACAGATGATGTGGAAGTAATTTGGGAAAAAGAGATTCAGGGGATCGACACATGGCTTTGGCTCGGCAAAAATGTAGAACCATCTACCGGCATACTCGACCTTTATGCACAGTTTCTTGAGAACATAGACGATAAAATAAAAGAAGCAAGAAAAGCACTGATAACATATTTAAAAGATGACAGCTACTATATTGACTTTCATATTGAAGAATGCGGACTGGAAGATTTACCGAGTGATATTACCGAGTTTGTAAGTAAAATGAAGATAACCAATATCGGCTTATGGATTGAAAGTGAAGGGCCGCATATCACAATGGATTTTATGATTGCGCCTGATGAAAGCGATGAAATACTCTGCGTAAAATTCGGTGAAGATGCAAAGATCATAGCCATTGATTGGGAAAGTTAA